In Vibrio mangrovi, the DNA window GAAACTTTTGTTGGTGAGCTGAAAGGAAAGAATCCACAGGATGTTGAGGTTCCGGTTATTGGCGGGCATTCTGGTGTAACAATCCTTCCATTGCTGTCTCAGGTGAAAGATGTTGAGTTTTCTGATGAAGAAGTTGCATCTTTAACATATCGAATTCAGAATGCAGGAACTGAAGTTGTTGAAGCAAAAGCCGGTGGCGGTAGTGCAACACTATCGATGGGGCAGGCTGCATGCCGCTTTGGATTGTCTTTAGTCAAAGCACTTCAGGGTGAACCCAATGTTATCGAATGTGCGTACATCGAAAGTGATAACGGACTTGCACCTTTCTTTGCTCAACCGGTGAAACTAGGAAAAGATGGCGTTGAAGAAGTGCTTAGCTATGGTGAGTTGAGCCAGTTTGAACAAGATGCTCTGAAAGGCATGCTGGAAACGTTGAATGGTGACATTCAGACCGGAATTGATTTCGTCGCATAAATCTTCATTCGGCATTCAGAATATACCAAATGCATAAAAGCTGGCTTTTGCCAGCTTTTTTCATTACCGCCGGAGTGTTTACTTTGTTCGGTGAACGGCTAAGTGAGCCAGTGAGATCAATGCTTCTTTATACTCACTATCGGGAATAATATTCAGTGCCAGAATCGCTTTGTCGGCTTCTTTCTGAGCTTTTTGCTGTGTATAGTCCAGAGAGCCTGTTTGCTCTAAAATCTGGAGTATTGTTTCCAAATGATCCATGCCGTTGGATTTTTCAATCGCATCCCGAATGATCTGCGCTTGCTGCGGTGTGCCTGTCTGCATAGCGTGGAGTAACGGAAGCGTCGGTTTTCCTTCGGCAAGATCATCGCCGACATTTTTCCCCATTTCGTCACCGTCGGATGTGTAATCCATCAAATCGTCAATCAACTGAAATGCGGTTCCCAGATAACGCCCGTAATCTTGCAGTGCTTGCTCCGTTTCAGAGTCAGCTTCACTGAGTATTGCGCCAACCTGGGTTGCGGCTTCAAATAGCCGGGCGGTTTTTGAGTAGATCACCTGCATGTAATTGTCTTCGGTGATATCCGGATCATTGCAGTTGATCAACTGCTGGACTTCTCCTTCAGCGATTACGTTGACGGCGTGACTCATGAGTTCCAGAACACGCAGTGAACCGAGTTGAGTCATCATTTGAAATGATCGAGTGTAGATATAGTCGCCGACCAGCACACTGGCAGCATTGCCAAAAGCTGCATTTGCGGTTGCTTTACCACGTCTCATATCGGATTCATCAACGACATCGTCATGAAGCAATGTTGCCGTATGTATAAACTCAATGAAAGCTGCGGCTTTCGTATGTGCATCTCCTTGGTAGCCCAGAGCTCGGGCAGCAAGGACAGCTAACAGAGGGCGAAGTCGTTTGCCGCCACTACTAATAAGATAGAAGCCAAGTTGGTTGATCAATGAGACGTCAGAGTTGAGCTGGGCAAGAATCGTTTCATTGACTTTTGCCATGTCGTCGGCAGTGAGTGCTTGGATAGTTTTAAAATCCATTGTAAATCCGGCTGAAGTTCAATTTTTGTCAGGAAATAATATTCTTTGAATCAGGTCATAATACACTAAAAGGCAGGGATGAATACATGCTATAATGCCGAGCTTCGGACACTTTTGTCCTGTGATTTGTTTTTCACCAATTTTTTAAAAATAGAGCTTGTTTTAAAAACATCATTCGCGTAGAATCTGCGCCCTATTGATGATTAGTTTAGCGCACACCCAAAATTACTCAAACAGTAGTGTGGCTGTGCGGAAAGAGCGGAGTAAAATATGTACGCTGTTTTCCAATCTGGTGGTAAACAACACCGTGTAAGCGAAGGTCAAACGCTTCGTTTAGAGAAATTAGACGTTGAAACTGGTGCAACAGTTGAATTTGATAAAGTTCTTCTGGTTGCTAATGGCGAAGAAATTACAGTTGGTGCACCACTTGTTGAAGGTGGTAAAGTGACTGCAGAAGTTGTACAACACGGTCGTGGCGATAAAGTGAAAATCGTTAAGTTCCGTCGTCGTAAGCATTCTCGCAAGCAGCAAGGTCACCGTCAGTGGTTCACTGAAGTGAAGATCACTGCAATCAACGCTTAAGTAGGAGAGTTTAACAATGGCACACAAAAAAGCTGGTGGTTCGACTCGTAACGGCCGCGATTCAGAAAGTAAACGTCTTGGTGTAAAACGTTTTGGTGGTGAATCTGTATTGGCAGGTAACATCATCGTTCGCCAACGTGGAACAAAATTCCATGCGGGAACTAACGTAGGTATCGGTAAAGACCATACTCTTTTTGCTTTGTCTGACGGTAAAGTGAAATTCGAAGTAAAAGGTCCTAAGAACCGCAAGTTCGTTAGTATCGAAGCTGAATAATTTTAGTTTCCTGATGAATTTAAAAGCCCTGCCGTATGGTGGGGTTTTTTGTTTATTTAAAATTAGTAAGTCGTTTTCATGGTTGTAAACTCAGGTTGTTGGAGATCTTATGAGATTTCACAGTCTGGCCTTGAAGTAGCGACTTAGAATTAATCCCGGTTGTCAGGTGTGTTCCAGACCTTGATCCGGATAAGATCTTCTTAAGATGCCGTGAATGGTTTAGCCGGAGTTCTGCTAAAGTTTATAGCATCAATACATGAGATGATGTTGCAACGCAAATGATGCGGAGTGAAAGATGAAATTCGTTGATGAAGCTGTCGTAAAGATTCAGGCGGGTGATGGCGGAAACGGTATTGTCAGTTTCTGGCGTGAAAAATTCGTCACGAAAGGCGGGCCAGACGGTGGTGACGGTGGTGACGGCGGCGATATTTATATTCTCGCTGATGAAAACCTGAATACACTGATCGACTATCGTTTTCAGCGCTTCTATGAAGCTGAGCGTGGAGAAAATGGCCGGGGAGGTAACTGTACAGGAAAACGGGGGAAAGATAAGATCCTTCGTGTACCCGTCGGGACTCGTGCAGTTGATATCCACACCAATGAAGTTGTTGGTGAAGTGACCGAACACGGTAAGAAGCTGATGGTTGCCAAAGGCGGCTGGCATGGGTTGGGAAATACCCGTTTCAAGTCTTCTGTCAACCGGGCGCCAAGACAGAAAACGTTAGGGACCAAAGGGGAAGTTCGTGAAATCCGCTTAGAACTGCTTCTGCTGGCCGATGTCGGCATGTTGGGGTTACCTAATGCAGGAAAATCAACATTTATCCGGGCTGTCTCTGCGGCAAAACCGAAGGTGGCTGATTATCCGTTTACAACACTTGTTCCCAGTCTTGGTGTCGTCAGTGTTGTCCCTGAGAAAAGCTTTGTGGTTGCCGATATTCCCGGATTGATCGAAGGTGCCGCAGATGGTGCTGGTTTGGGAATTCGTTTTCTGAAACACCTTGAGCGGTGCCGCGTGCTGTTACATATGATCGATTTATTACCGGTTGATCAAAGTGATCCGGCTGAAAATGCCAGAATCATTGTGGATGAACTGAATCAGTATAATGACAAATTATCGCATAAGCCGCGCTGGCTGGTGTTTAATAAAGTCGACTTACTCCTCGAAGAAGAAGCAGAAGAGATCATTCAGTCAGTACTGGATGAGCTTGATTGGGATGGTGAATACTTCAAAATCTCAGCAATCAATAAACAGGGCACTCGAGAGCTGTGTATGAAGCTTGCTGACTTCATGGAATCATTACCTAAAGAGACTCCGGAGTTGTCTGAAGAAGAAAAAGTTGAGTTTATGTGGGATGATTATCATCAGACAGCAATGAGTGGTTCTAACGTGATCACTGAAGACTGGGATGACGACTGGGACGATGATGATGACGATAACGACGATGGTCATGTTATTTATGTCCGGGAGTAACCAATCTATTTAATTTTTTAAGCCGCGATTTTTATTGCGGTTTTTTTTGTCTAAATCATTTTTCAGCGTATGATTTTCAGGCAAACTTTGTTTTTCATGTCGTTTATGAATGGATTAGGGTTGGGAATGGAATCATGACATCTAAGCAGAGATTGGTATCACGCCTGATAGCACAGGCCGGACAAATGCTGTTGGCACATGGTGCAGAGAGTACTTTGGTTGCTGATATTATGAGACGAATGGGGATTGCCAGTGGGATGGATGAAGTCGAAGTCGCTCTCACGGCTAATTCTCTGGTGGTTACAACTGTCCATGATGCCCACTGTATTACGACTGCACGTCGTTGCCAGGATCGTGGAATTAACATGAAGGCGGTGACTCAGATTCAGCGAGTCTGCATCATGATGGAAAAAGGAATTGTTGATCATCAGATTGCCCAGCAGAAGCTGAATCAAATTACACCGGAGCGGTACAATCGTTGGCTGGTGTTGGTGATGATTGGCTTTTCCTGTGCTTCATTCAGTCGCTTAGCCGGAGGAGACTGGATTATCTTTGCTGCAACCTTTGTTGCCTCTTCTGTCGGGATGTTTGTCAGACAGGAGATTGCCCAAAGACATTTTAATCCACTGCTTAATTTTGCCGCGACAGCATTTGTGACTTCTCTGATTTCAGCTCAGGCGGTGAGCTATCATTGGGGGAATAACCCGACTCTGGTTATGGCTTGCTCTGTCTTAATGCTTGTCCCTGGATTCCCTTTGATCAATTCAGTCGCAGATATGCTTAAAGGTTATGCGAATACAGGAATAGCCCGGTTCATGATTGCTTCTCTTCTGACACTTTCAACCTGTCTGGGAATTATTGCGGCGATGTTTGTTACTGGTGTATCGGGGTGGTAATGATGAGTACAGATATGATCGTGAATTTACTGTTGGGACTGCTGAATGACATGTTTTTTGCGTCGATCCCTGCAGTTGGGTTTGCCTTGGTTTTCAATGTGCCTGCTCCGGCATTAAAATATTGTGCTCTGGGCGGAGCCATTGGTCACGGATGCCGTTTCCTTTTGATGAAATACGGTATGCCGATTGAGTGGGGAACATTTTTTGCTGCAACGCTGGTCGGTATGATCGGTGTACATTGGTCTCACCGCTTTCTTGCTCATCCTAAGGTATTTACTGTTGCCGCACTGATTCCGATGGTTCCTGGTGTATTTACTTACCGGGCAATGATTGCGATGGTCGAAATTAACCATCTTGGTTTTACTCCGGAACTCTTTACGGTCTTAATGGAAAACTTCCTGAAAGCAATGTTTATTATTGCGGGTCTGGCTGTCGGTCTGGCTGTACCCGGATTATTGTTTTATCGGAGAAAGCCGGTTGTTTAAGATTGCCACGTGCTGTAATCCCGATAGAATAACGCTTTATTTTCTATTTCGGTGGGCGGAATTTTATGGTTATTAGTATGATAGCGGCAATGGCCAGTAACCGTGTGATTGGTAAAGAAAATCAGATGCCCTGGCATTTGCCTGCTGATTTTGCCTGGTTTAAACGTTGTACGTTGGGAAAACCCATTATTATGGGAAGAAAAACGTTTGAGTCGATTGGCCGGGCACTTCCCGGACGACAGAACATCGTGATTACCCGCAATCATGACTTTCATGCAGAAGGGGTTGATCTTGCCGACTCTTTTGAAAGCGCTCTGACATTGGCTGCTCAGGCTGAAGAAGTCATGGTGATAGGTGGAGGAAGTATTTACCATACTTGTTTACCAATGGCATCGAGGCTGTATCTGACATATATTCAGGCTGAGATTGACGGAGACACCCAGTTTCCTGAGATTGGCCCGGATTGGAATGAAACATACCGTGAAGAGTATGTTCAGGATTCAAAGAATGCCTATGACATGTCATTTGTCATACTAGAGAAAAATAACGGCTGATTTTATACCGGAATCAGGCGGTTACCCGACCTGAATTCCGGACATTGCCGGTTGGCGAAAGAGTTGCTGATCTTCCCATCGGATCATTGTTAATGTGCCACCCCAGACGCAACCGGTGTCCAGCCCAATCACGTCTTTTCTGACGCAACCTTCCAGAGCTGCCCAGTGACCGAAAATGATCCGCTTTTCTATTGGTGAGCGTCTTGGTAGATCAAACCAGGGGATCAATTGATGTGAATTGACCTCTGATGGTGGCAGTTTACAATCCATATCCAGAGCACCATCCGGCGTACAGAAACGCATGCGGGTAAATGCATTGATAATATAACGATAACGTTCCAGCCCTTTGAGTGAGTTATGCCACTGATTTGGCATATTCGAATACATGTTTTCGATGAGCCAGGGCCATTGGTCACTTTGGAGAATGGATTCTACTTCCTGAGCTGCCTGACGGGCAGTCGGAAGATCCCAATGAGGGGAAATGCCTGCATGACACAGTACAAAATCCTGATGTTCCAGTAGAAGTGGCTGAAATCTCAGCCATTCGATTAGTTCACCTCTGTCAGGAGCCTGGAATATCGATGCTGTGCGATCTTTCTTTTTGAGTGGATGAACACCGAGTTCTATGGATAGCAGGTGGAGATCATGATTACCCAGTACAGTTTTTGCTGAGTTCCCTAATGACTTGATATATCGCAGGGTCTCGAGAGATTTTGGCCCTCTGGCAACCAGATCGCCGGCGATCCAGAGTTGATCGTGCCTGGGAGAGAAGTCAACTTTGGCAAGAAGGGATTCCAGTTCATCCAGACATCCCTGAAGATCGCCAACAATATAATTTGCCAATTCGTTATCCTTCTTAATTTAAAAGG includes these proteins:
- the ispB gene encoding octaprenyl diphosphate synthase, with translation MDFKTIQALTADDMAKVNETILAQLNSDVSLINQLGFYLISSGGKRLRPLLAVLAARALGYQGDAHTKAAAFIEFIHTATLLHDDVVDESDMRRGKATANAAFGNAASVLVGDYIYTRSFQMMTQLGSLRVLELMSHAVNVIAEGEVQQLINCNDPDITEDNYMQVIYSKTARLFEAATQVGAILSEADSETEQALQDYGRYLGTAFQLIDDLMDYTSDGDEMGKNVGDDLAEGKPTLPLLHAMQTGTPQQAQIIRDAIEKSNGMDHLETILQILEQTGSLDYTQQKAQKEADKAILALNIIPDSEYKEALISLAHLAVHRTK
- the mdh gene encoding malate dehydrogenase, with translation MKVAVIGAAGGIGQALALLLKNHLPAGSDLALYDIAPVTPGVAKDLSHIPTPVSINGYSGEDPTPALEGADVVLISAGVARKPGMDRSDLFNVNAGIVKSLAEKIAVVCPDACVGIITNPVNTTVPIAAEVLKKAGVYNKRKLFGITTLDVIRSETFVGELKGKNPQDVEVPVIGGHSGVTILPLLSQVKDVEFSDEEVASLTYRIQNAGTEVVEAKAGGGSATLSMGQAACRFGLSLVKALQGEPNVIECAYIESDNGLAPFFAQPVKLGKDGVEEVLSYGELSQFEQDALKGMLETLNGDIQTGIDFVA
- a CDS encoding threonine/serine exporter family protein — its product is MTSKQRLVSRLIAQAGQMLLAHGAESTLVADIMRRMGIASGMDEVEVALTANSLVVTTVHDAHCITTARRCQDRGINMKAVTQIQRVCIMMEKGIVDHQIAQQKLNQITPERYNRWLVLVMIGFSCASFSRLAGGDWIIFAATFVASSVGMFVRQEIAQRHFNPLLNFAATAFVTSLISAQAVSYHWGNNPTLVMACSVLMLVPGFPLINSVADMLKGYANTGIARFMIASLLTLSTCLGIIAAMFVTGVSGW
- the apaH gene encoding bis(5'-nucleosyl)-tetraphosphatase (symmetrical) ApaH: MANYIVGDLQGCLDELESLLAKVDFSPRHDQLWIAGDLVARGPKSLETLRYIKSLGNSAKTVLGNHDLHLLSIELGVHPLKKKDRTASIFQAPDRGELIEWLRFQPLLLEHQDFVLCHAGISPHWDLPTARQAAQEVESILQSDQWPWLIENMYSNMPNQWHNSLKGLERYRYIINAFTRMRFCTPDGALDMDCKLPPSEVNSHQLIPWFDLPRRSPIEKRIIFGHWAALEGCVRKDVIGLDTGCVWGGTLTMIRWEDQQLFRQPAMSGIQVG
- a CDS encoding threonine/serine exporter family protein, translating into MMSTDMIVNLLLGLLNDMFFASIPAVGFALVFNVPAPALKYCALGGAIGHGCRFLLMKYGMPIEWGTFFAATLVGMIGVHWSHRFLAHPKVFTVAALIPMVPGVFTYRAMIAMVEINHLGFTPELFTVLMENFLKAMFIIAGLAVGLAVPGLLFYRRKPVV
- the rpmA gene encoding 50S ribosomal protein L27, producing the protein MAHKKAGGSTRNGRDSESKRLGVKRFGGESVLAGNIIVRQRGTKFHAGTNVGIGKDHTLFALSDGKVKFEVKGPKNRKFVSIEAE
- the rplU gene encoding 50S ribosomal protein L21, whose product is MYAVFQSGGKQHRVSEGQTLRLEKLDVETGATVEFDKVLLVANGEEITVGAPLVEGGKVTAEVVQHGRGDKVKIVKFRRRKHSRKQQGHRQWFTEVKITAINA
- the folA gene encoding type 3 dihydrofolate reductase, which translates into the protein MVISMIAAMASNRVIGKENQMPWHLPADFAWFKRCTLGKPIIMGRKTFESIGRALPGRQNIVITRNHDFHAEGVDLADSFESALTLAAQAEEVMVIGGGSIYHTCLPMASRLYLTYIQAEIDGDTQFPEIGPDWNETYREEYVQDSKNAYDMSFVILEKNNG
- the cgtA gene encoding Obg family GTPase CgtA is translated as MKFVDEAVVKIQAGDGGNGIVSFWREKFVTKGGPDGGDGGDGGDIYILADENLNTLIDYRFQRFYEAERGENGRGGNCTGKRGKDKILRVPVGTRAVDIHTNEVVGEVTEHGKKLMVAKGGWHGLGNTRFKSSVNRAPRQKTLGTKGEVREIRLELLLLADVGMLGLPNAGKSTFIRAVSAAKPKVADYPFTTLVPSLGVVSVVPEKSFVVADIPGLIEGAADGAGLGIRFLKHLERCRVLLHMIDLLPVDQSDPAENARIIVDELNQYNDKLSHKPRWLVFNKVDLLLEEEAEEIIQSVLDELDWDGEYFKISAINKQGTRELCMKLADFMESLPKETPELSEEEKVEFMWDDYHQTAMSGSNVITEDWDDDWDDDDDDNDDGHVIYVRE